In Halobaculum magnesiiphilum, the following proteins share a genomic window:
- a CDS encoding NUDIX hydrolase, translating into MDFERVRRYAPVEVTDAERRAAVLAPIVDRGGAPHVLFTKRADHLGSHPGQMSFPGGGVESHDPDLTSTALREADEEIGLRPEEVEVIGRMDDIQTVSEYAVTPFVGTAPDRTYVPSDDEVAEIAILPVSELTARENYESERRDHPHYGEVRLHFFHVDGYTVWGATGRMLVQLLELLTDWEMPAEVDRVVDPDADLPV; encoded by the coding sequence ATGGACTTCGAGCGCGTTCGTCGGTACGCCCCCGTCGAGGTGACGGACGCCGAGCGACGCGCGGCGGTGCTGGCGCCGATCGTCGACCGGGGCGGCGCGCCGCACGTCCTCTTCACGAAGCGTGCGGACCACCTCGGGAGCCACCCCGGGCAGATGAGCTTCCCCGGCGGCGGCGTCGAGTCGCACGACCCTGACCTCACGTCGACGGCGTTGCGCGAGGCCGACGAGGAGATCGGCCTGCGGCCCGAGGAGGTCGAGGTGATCGGCCGCATGGACGACATCCAAACCGTCTCGGAGTACGCGGTCACGCCGTTCGTCGGCACCGCGCCCGACCGGACGTACGTCCCCAGCGACGACGAGGTCGCCGAGATCGCGATCCTCCCCGTCTCGGAGCTGACCGCCCGCGAGAACTACGAGTCCGAGCGCCGCGATCACCCACACTACGGGGAGGTCCGCCTCCACTTCTTCCACGTCGACGGCTACACTGTCTGGGGGGCGACCGGCCGCATGCTCGTTCAACTGCTCGAACTGCTCACCGACTGGGAGATGCCCGCGGAGGTCGACCGCGTCGTCGACCCGGACGCCGACCTGCCGGTGTGA
- a CDS encoding DUF7388 family protein, whose amino-acid sequence MKLTASEAADSVVARTNLDGVALKPTECDVSAAADLPVDLVCLDYEGREALPDAAALAALAESVEFRVTTPVRADGFDPRGDDSLVETLPEAAKRVLVAGHGAYLSETERKRAVAPRLGDAAAAVREAGGTPWVGTEGVERLALAAGGVQYDLLSRATERDVRGLRAAGFDGEVALYAPVVPTDDEDAVLDAVGDYAARRRPVREALPEGAATDAAATGRAREVLSAAVRDYALVGDPETVGDRVRDLKAVGVDHVVGYPATGVDALR is encoded by the coding sequence ATGAAGCTCACCGCATCCGAAGCCGCCGACAGCGTCGTCGCCCGAACGAACCTCGACGGGGTCGCGCTCAAGCCGACCGAGTGCGACGTGTCCGCCGCGGCCGACCTCCCGGTCGACCTCGTGTGCCTCGACTACGAGGGACGCGAGGCGCTGCCGGACGCCGCCGCGCTCGCCGCCCTCGCGGAGTCGGTCGAGTTCCGTGTGACGACGCCCGTCCGCGCCGACGGCTTCGACCCCCGCGGCGACGACTCCCTGGTCGAGACACTCCCCGAGGCCGCGAAGCGCGTGCTCGTCGCGGGCCACGGCGCGTACCTCTCGGAGACCGAGCGCAAGCGCGCGGTCGCGCCCCGCCTCGGCGACGCCGCGGCCGCGGTTCGCGAGGCCGGCGGCACGCCGTGGGTCGGCACCGAGGGCGTCGAGCGCCTCGCGCTCGCCGCGGGCGGCGTCCAGTACGACCTGCTCTCGCGGGCGACCGAGCGCGACGTGCGCGGACTGCGGGCGGCCGGCTTCGACGGCGAGGTTGCCCTGTACGCCCCTGTCGTTCCGACCGACGACGAGGACGCCGTGCTCGACGCCGTCGGCGACTACGCCGCCCGGCGGAGGCCCGTCCGCGAGGCGCTCCCCGAGGGCGCCGCGACCGACGCCGCGGCGACGGGGCGCGCCCGCGAGGTGCTCTCGGCGGCGGTGCGCGACTACGCGCTCGTTGGCGACCCCGAGACGGTCGGCGATCGCGTGCGCGACCTGAAGGCCGTCGGCGTCGACCACGTCGTCGGCTACCCGGCGACCGGCGTCGACGCGCTGCGGTAG
- a CDS encoding DUF7559 family protein has translation MPATKEVKCVSDDCELDMFENHYTYDIADDHTVADLSCPLCGGSELEEIEL, from the coding sequence ATGCCCGCCACGAAGGAAGTCAAGTGCGTCAGCGACGACTGCGAGCTCGACATGTTTGAGAACCACTACACCTACGACATCGCCGACGACCACACGGTCGCGGACCTGTCGTGCCCGCTGTGTGGGGGCAGCGAGCTGGAGGAGATCGAGCTGTAA
- a CDS encoding creatininase family protein yields MRLLHEETTTSAGEAFDDGVEVAIVPTGSVEQHGPALPLGTDFLAAEAVARGIDRDDAVVLPTVPVGVSAHHRQFDGTLWAEPETFEDYVGEIAASVASHGVRKLVFCNGHGGNSDALRRAARRLRGDRIAYAAPWNWWSSLGGLDEELFGASGIGHADAMETSMVAHLAGDLVREALLEEAEAGAADSWGKSVHGAAVGFDTADFSESGAVGTPTGGTAEKGRKLFEQATGELDALVGWLAEQPFDALTPEPHR; encoded by the coding sequence ATGCGACTGCTCCACGAGGAGACGACGACGAGCGCGGGCGAGGCGTTCGACGACGGCGTCGAGGTGGCGATCGTGCCGACCGGCTCGGTCGAACAGCACGGCCCGGCCCTCCCGCTGGGAACGGACTTCCTCGCGGCCGAGGCCGTCGCCCGCGGGATCGACCGCGACGACGCCGTGGTTCTGCCGACCGTGCCGGTCGGCGTGTCCGCACACCACCGCCAGTTCGACGGGACGCTGTGGGCCGAGCCGGAGACGTTCGAGGACTACGTCGGCGAGATCGCCGCCTCCGTCGCGAGCCACGGCGTCCGCAAGCTCGTGTTCTGTAACGGCCACGGGGGGAACAGCGACGCGCTCCGTCGGGCCGCCCGCAGACTTCGCGGCGACCGGATCGCGTACGCCGCGCCGTGGAACTGGTGGTCGAGCCTCGGCGGGCTCGACGAGGAACTGTTCGGGGCGTCGGGCATCGGCCACGCCGACGCGATGGAGACGAGCATGGTCGCCCACCTCGCCGGCGACCTCGTCCGCGAAGCCCTCCTGGAGGAGGCGGAAGCCGGCGCGGCCGACTCCTGGGGGAAGTCGGTTCACGGCGCCGCCGTCGGCTTCGACACCGCCGACTTCTCCGAGTCGGGCGCCGTCGGAACGCCGACCGGGGGGACCGCCGAGAAGGGCCGGAAGCTGTTCGAGCAGGCGACGGGCGAACTCGACGCGCTCGTCGGCTGGCTGGCCGAGCAGCCGTTCGACGCGCTCACCCCGGAGCCGCACCGCTGA
- a CDS encoding DUF3311 domain-containing protein, with protein MTRTRSDALWIAAFGLLVAFAVPWFLWGDATVVAGLPLWLWWHVGWMALASVVFAAFARGGAWDRGVDAEVIRRG; from the coding sequence ATGACGCGAACTCGAAGTGACGCGCTGTGGATCGCGGCGTTCGGGCTGCTGGTCGCGTTCGCCGTCCCGTGGTTCCTCTGGGGCGACGCGACGGTCGTCGCGGGGTTGCCGCTGTGGCTGTGGTGGCACGTCGGCTGGATGGCGCTGGCGAGCGTGGTCTTCGCCGCGTTCGCGCGCGGCGGCGCGTGGGACCGCGGCGTCGACGCGGAGGTGATCCGCCGTGGCTGA
- a CDS encoding DUF6293 family protein, giving the protein MQTHVVPVGFDYDRLIAPLVRDQFDVDRVVLLEGAVGSEANVEYSRNLSQKLETDFRNLLGAETERVEIADVYDYDAAFEQAYDLINTELDADREVWVNVSSMPRPVSFAFATAAHSVTLERQADRDRIHTYYTAPEKYLETELAEELRANRDLLGDLLDGVGDDATEVAGVDADRLRERLSTATDLLAEFDERGTTIGAKEVDGKHIIELPVASFSNVKPFEEVILYKLGEDGEFESVSELAKALAAELNEEYTDSFRSKVIYNVDRLGPGGKGYIEQESHGKSYRTRLSRIGELWVRAHAAEDATDYDW; this is encoded by the coding sequence ATGCAGACGCACGTCGTCCCGGTCGGCTTCGACTACGACCGGCTCATCGCGCCGCTGGTTCGCGACCAGTTCGACGTGGATCGGGTCGTCCTCCTGGAAGGTGCGGTGGGGAGCGAGGCCAACGTCGAGTACTCCCGGAACCTCTCACAGAAGCTGGAGACGGACTTCCGGAACCTGCTGGGGGCGGAGACCGAGCGCGTCGAGATAGCCGACGTGTACGACTACGACGCCGCCTTCGAGCAGGCGTACGACCTGATCAACACCGAACTCGACGCCGACCGGGAGGTGTGGGTCAACGTCTCCTCGATGCCCCGCCCCGTCTCGTTCGCGTTCGCGACCGCTGCCCACTCGGTCACGCTGGAGCGGCAGGCCGACCGCGACCGCATCCACACCTACTACACGGCCCCCGAGAAGTACCTGGAGACCGAGTTGGCCGAGGAGCTCCGGGCGAACCGCGACCTCCTGGGCGACCTGCTCGACGGCGTCGGCGACGACGCGACGGAGGTCGCCGGCGTCGACGCCGACCGGCTCCGCGAGCGCCTGTCGACGGCGACGGACCTGCTGGCGGAGTTCGACGAGCGGGGCACGACCATCGGCGCCAAGGAGGTTGACGGTAAACACATCATCGAGCTTCCGGTTGCCTCCTTCTCGAACGTGAAGCCCTTCGAGGAGGTGATCCTCTACAAGCTCGGCGAGGACGGCGAGTTCGAGTCGGTGAGCGAGCTCGCGAAGGCGCTGGCCGCGGAGTTGAACGAGGAGTACACCGACTCGTTCCGCTCGAAGGTGATCTACAACGTCGACCGCCTCGGCCCCGGCGGGAAGGGGTACATCGAGCAGGAGTCACACGGGAAGTCCTACCGGACGCGCCTCTCGCGGATCGGGGAGCTGTGGGTGCGCGCGCACGCCGCGGAGGACGCGACCGACTACGACTGGTGA
- a CDS encoding DUF1405 domain-containing protein — protein sequence MSLLADLTADDGLPERPDLPWYVAPLPRAVENVGLRIAWVVVAINLVGTAFGFWYYGVHPLPLSDPLITWQLAGTPPSMWVFVPDSPVATLFIALALGLWALGRSNEYVNALAFFGCWKLGLWTPFVLLAFADGFTAANPLPMYLFLLFSHLAMTVEGFLLYRISGFPVRAVAVAVAWYGLNDVVDYFVPVAGTPHHTLMPGQVLLDSGVGFTHPSPTHEIAAAGAVVLTLTATFLALATRVKLLEADTLPSR from the coding sequence ATGAGCCTCCTCGCCGACCTGACCGCCGACGACGGACTCCCCGAGCGCCCGGATCTCCCGTGGTACGTCGCGCCGCTCCCGCGGGCGGTCGAGAACGTCGGCCTCCGGATCGCGTGGGTCGTCGTCGCGATCAACCTCGTCGGCACCGCCTTCGGCTTCTGGTACTACGGCGTTCACCCGCTGCCGCTGTCGGACCCGCTGATCACCTGGCAGCTCGCCGGGACGCCCCCGAGCATGTGGGTCTTCGTCCCCGACTCGCCGGTTGCGACGCTGTTCATCGCGCTCGCGCTGGGGCTGTGGGCGCTGGGCCGGTCGAACGAGTACGTGAACGCGCTGGCCTTCTTCGGCTGCTGGAAGCTCGGGCTGTGGACGCCGTTCGTCCTCCTGGCGTTCGCCGACGGCTTCACGGCCGCCAACCCGCTTCCGATGTACCTGTTCCTGTTGTTCTCGCACCTCGCGATGACCGTCGAGGGCTTTCTCCTCTATCGGATCTCGGGGTTCCCGGTGCGCGCGGTCGCCGTCGCCGTCGCGTGGTACGGCCTCAACGACGTGGTCGACTACTTCGTCCCCGTCGCCGGGACGCCCCACCACACGCTCATGCCCGGGCAGGTGCTGCTCGACTCCGGCGTCGGCTTCACCCACCCGTCGCCGACCCACGAGATCGCCGCCGCCGGCGCGGTCGTCCTCACGCTCACGGCGACGTTCCTCGCGCTGGCGACGCGGGTGAAGCTGCTGGAGGCTGACACGCTCCCGTCCCGGTGA
- a CDS encoding Hsp20/alpha crystallin family protein has protein sequence MTERDKFAEGTDRLKDVGESAMNTVLDRVGRGVATVQEKSPLAFDLLESEDAFLVVFDAPGAERSDVQVRFNEGAVEVRIDRFRDFREGFEMRFPGRGLALDGRAELPPGAAVEPEDATSTLTDHGTLRVRVPKAEGGSVAVEEGDADAEAADGEDDEPVQLDMDEDESDSDEAAGDDATDDSDADGSEGETDDAESDDADEK, from the coding sequence ATGACCGAACGCGACAAATTCGCCGAGGGCACCGACCGCCTGAAGGACGTGGGCGAGTCCGCGATGAACACGGTGCTCGACCGCGTCGGCCGCGGCGTCGCGACCGTCCAGGAGAAGTCGCCGCTCGCGTTCGACCTGCTGGAGTCGGAGGACGCCTTCCTCGTCGTCTTCGACGCCCCGGGCGCCGAGCGCAGCGACGTGCAGGTGCGGTTCAACGAGGGCGCCGTCGAGGTGCGGATCGACCGCTTCCGCGACTTCCGCGAGGGGTTCGAGATGCGCTTCCCCGGGCGCGGGCTCGCGCTCGACGGGCGCGCGGAGCTTCCCCCGGGCGCGGCCGTCGAGCCCGAGGACGCCACCTCGACGCTCACCGACCACGGAACGCTCCGCGTCCGCGTCCCCAAGGCCGAGGGCGGCTCAGTCGCCGTCGAGGAGGGCGATGCCGACGCCGAAGCTGCGGACGGCGAGGACGACGAGCCGGTTCAGTTGGATATGGACGAGGACGAGTCGGATTCCGACGAGGCGGCCGGCGACGACGCCACAGACGACTCGGACGCCGACGGCTCGGAGGGCGAGACCGACGACGCCGAGTCCGACGACGCCGACGAGAAGTAG
- a CDS encoding DUF1405 domain-containing protein, which produces MADDTATRNPLPESLAEFYLTTPFTLGLLLLVNALAFLVGVRYYVETMPAVATWLWPLYGDSPTAIALATLVLAALVPFAGRRLSSVSRTTLLSVLSTLAVVWLVKTGLWTFLALNIPFVRPDLPADLYVGFDADSLWAYWGILATHAAFLAEALLIARVGRTSRPVLGGVAVLALANDLFDYGFLLGLPLSNHPPVRYDPGWTLALGSLAATVVAVAVAAAVLPSSDGGRRRRGA; this is translated from the coding sequence GTGGCCGACGACACCGCGACCCGAAACCCGCTTCCCGAGTCGCTGGCGGAGTTCTACCTCACGACGCCGTTCACGCTGGGGCTGTTGCTGCTCGTCAACGCGCTCGCGTTCCTCGTCGGCGTCCGCTACTACGTCGAGACGATGCCCGCGGTGGCGACGTGGCTGTGGCCGCTGTACGGCGACTCGCCGACGGCGATCGCGCTCGCCACGCTCGTGCTCGCGGCGCTGGTCCCGTTCGCCGGCCGCCGGCTGTCGTCGGTCTCTCGGACCACCCTGCTGTCGGTGCTGTCGACGCTCGCGGTCGTTTGGCTGGTGAAGACCGGGCTGTGGACGTTCCTCGCGCTGAACATTCCGTTCGTCCGGCCGGATCTCCCCGCCGACCTGTACGTCGGCTTCGACGCCGACTCGCTGTGGGCGTACTGGGGCATCCTCGCCACGCACGCCGCCTTCCTCGCGGAGGCGCTGTTGATCGCCCGCGTCGGCCGAACGTCGAGGCCGGTCCTGGGCGGCGTTGCCGTCCTCGCACTCGCGAACGACCTCTTCGACTACGGCTTCCTCCTCGGGCTCCCGCTGTCGAATCACCCGCCGGTGCGGTACGATCCGGGCTGGACCCTCGCGCTGGGGAGCCTCGCCGCGACGGTCGTCGCGGTCGCGGTCGCGGCCGCCGTCCTGCCGTCGAGCGACGGCGGGCGTCGCCGACGCGGTGCTTAA
- a CDS encoding sodium:solute symporter family protein, with protein sequence MADLGVSLGVVVGYLLIALAIGVVAYRLTDRTAEDYYLASRSVGTVVLLFTTFATLLSAFTFFGGPNLAFSAGPEWILVMGLMDGILFALLWYAIGYKQWLVGKAHGYVTLGEMLGDRFDSTALRGLVAGVSLLWLFPYVMLQQIGAGQALVGLTDGVVPYWAGAALITVFMVAYVGLSGLRGVAWTDTLQGVFMLGVIWLAVAWIATAEGGVSALTAGMTDSAPEFAALGGGLYSPQWMIAQAVVIAFGVAAFPQVNQRFFMADRVETLKRSFALWPVLVLLLFVPAFLLGSWAVGLGIEVPDGSNVLPLLLNEYTPAWFAALVIAGALAAMMSSSDSMLLSGSSYFTRDLYRPFVAPDASDAREGWVARVGVAVFAGSTFLASLLVGAGGGLDALVTLGDTAFGGYAQLTIPLLLALYWGGTTRDGMIAGVVSAELVYLAHVFLPLPATYLTWDFALWCMLLSLVATVAVSTVTAPAPAANAEKFGVGAD encoded by the coding sequence GTGGCTGACCTGGGCGTCTCGCTGGGCGTCGTCGTCGGCTACCTCCTGATCGCCCTCGCGATCGGTGTGGTGGCGTACCGGCTCACCGACCGCACGGCCGAGGACTACTACCTCGCGTCGCGGTCGGTCGGGACGGTCGTGTTGCTGTTCACGACGTTCGCGACGCTGCTGTCGGCGTTCACGTTCTTCGGGGGGCCGAACCTCGCGTTCTCGGCGGGGCCCGAGTGGATCCTCGTGATGGGCCTGATGGACGGGATCCTGTTCGCGCTGCTGTGGTACGCGATCGGCTACAAGCAGTGGCTCGTCGGGAAGGCCCACGGCTACGTGACCCTCGGGGAGATGCTCGGCGACCGGTTCGACTCGACGGCGCTGCGGGGGCTCGTCGCCGGCGTGAGCCTGCTGTGGCTGTTCCCGTACGTGATGCTCCAGCAGATCGGCGCCGGCCAGGCGCTCGTGGGGCTGACCGACGGCGTCGTCCCCTATTGGGCCGGCGCGGCGCTGATCACGGTGTTCATGGTCGCGTACGTCGGCCTCTCGGGGCTTCGCGGCGTCGCCTGGACGGACACGCTGCAGGGCGTGTTCATGCTCGGCGTGATCTGGCTGGCGGTCGCGTGGATCGCGACCGCCGAGGGCGGCGTCTCGGCGCTGACCGCCGGGATGACCGACTCCGCCCCGGAGTTCGCGGCGCTGGGGGGCGGGCTGTACTCGCCGCAGTGGATGATCGCGCAGGCGGTCGTCATCGCCTTCGGCGTCGCGGCGTTCCCGCAGGTGAACCAGCGGTTCTTCATGGCCGACCGCGTCGAGACGCTCAAGCGCTCGTTCGCGCTGTGGCCGGTGCTGGTCCTCCTGCTGTTCGTCCCGGCGTTCCTGCTCGGGTCGTGGGCGGTCGGGCTGGGGATCGAGGTGCCCGACGGGAGCAACGTCCTCCCGCTGCTGTTGAACGAGTACACGCCCGCGTGGTTCGCGGCGCTGGTGATCGCCGGCGCGCTGGCGGCGATGATGTCCTCGTCGGACTCGATGCTGCTGTCGGGGTCGTCGTACTTCACCCGCGACCTCTACCGCCCGTTCGTCGCGCCCGACGCGAGCGACGCCCGCGAGGGGTGGGTCGCCCGCGTCGGCGTCGCCGTCTTCGCGGGGTCGACGTTCCTCGCGTCGCTGCTCGTCGGCGCCGGCGGGGGGCTGGACGCGCTCGTCACCCTCGGGGACACGGCATTCGGCGGCTACGCTCAGCTCACGATCCCGCTGCTCCTCGCGCTCTACTGGGGCGGCACGACCCGTGACGGGATGATCGCCGGCGTCGTGAGCGCCGAGCTGGTGTACCTCGCGCACGTGTTCCTGCCGCTGCCGGCGACGTACCTCACGTGGGACTTCGCGCTGTGGTGCATGCTGCTGTCGCTGGTCGCGACGGTCGCGGTGTCGACGGTGACGGCACCCGCGCCCGCGGCCAACGCCGAGAAGTTCGGCGTCGGCGCCGACTGA
- a CDS encoding NAD(P)/FAD-dependent oxidoreductase, whose amino-acid sequence MAGRDPGAGVGSAAGDGMRVAVVGAGAVGVTTAYDLAVAGADVTLFDKGEVASGASGRAAGVLYDAYAEDIDAELGARALERFRTLSGTGDFSFVECPYVMLAREGDDDLAEAIEGAAERMRVHDRDVETVDGDDLGVRFPSLRTDDVAVAAVARNAGWTDPESYVTTVADLAASAGAEIRTDSAVAVSTAPPDVAVASEAPVTRRFDAVVVAAGAHTKRLLATAGVAVPLKPYRVQALVSARRFGGPMWYDASAGVYARPHPTGLLAGDGTVPVEADPDDWDRDADDWFLADVGETLRERAGHDPDVKRAWAGLCTATPDGDPLLGEVADGVLVAAGWQGHGFMRAPATGEAIAEQVLGEGGGIAQFDPGRFDGDEEFEISEGMAVETDDGAEKRS is encoded by the coding sequence ATGGCCGGACGCGATCCGGGCGCCGGAGTCGGTTCGGCGGCCGGCGACGGCATGCGCGTCGCGGTCGTCGGCGCCGGCGCCGTCGGCGTCACCACGGCCTACGATCTGGCGGTCGCCGGCGCGGACGTGACGCTGTTCGACAAGGGGGAGGTCGCGTCGGGCGCCTCGGGCCGGGCCGCCGGCGTCCTCTACGACGCCTACGCCGAGGACATCGACGCCGAGCTGGGCGCACGCGCGCTGGAGCGCTTTCGGACCCTCTCGGGAACGGGCGACTTCTCGTTCGTCGAGTGTCCGTACGTGATGCTCGCGCGCGAGGGCGACGACGACCTCGCGGAGGCGATCGAGGGCGCGGCCGAACGGATGCGCGTCCACGACCGCGACGTGGAGACCGTCGACGGCGACGACCTCGGGGTGCGCTTCCCGAGCCTCCGGACCGACGACGTCGCCGTCGCGGCGGTCGCGCGCAACGCCGGCTGGACGGACCCGGAGAGCTACGTGACGACGGTCGCCGACCTCGCCGCCTCCGCGGGCGCCGAGATCCGGACCGACAGCGCGGTCGCGGTGTCGACGGCGCCCCCGGACGTGGCCGTCGCGAGCGAGGCGCCCGTCACGCGGCGCTTCGACGCGGTCGTCGTCGCCGCGGGCGCGCACACGAAGCGGCTGCTCGCGACCGCCGGGGTCGCGGTCCCGCTCAAACCCTACCGCGTGCAGGCGCTCGTCTCGGCGCGGCGCTTCGGCGGGCCGATGTGGTACGACGCCTCGGCGGGCGTGTACGCGCGCCCGCACCCGACGGGCCTGCTCGCGGGCGACGGCACCGTCCCGGTCGAGGCCGACCCGGACGACTGGGACCGCGACGCCGACGACTGGTTCCTCGCGGACGTGGGCGAAACGCTACGCGAGCGTGCGGGCCACGACCCCGACGTGAAGCGCGCGTGGGCCGGCCTGTGCACGGCGACGCCCGACGGCGACCCGCTGCTCGGCGAGGTCGCCGACGGCGTCCTCGTCGCCGCCGGCTGGCAGGGCCACGGCTTCATGCGCGCGCCGGCGACCGGCGAGGCGATCGCCGAGCAGGTGCTCGGCGAGGGAGGGGGAATCGCGCAGTTCGACCCCGGTCGCTTCGACGGCGACGAGGAGTTCGAGATCAGCGAGGGGATGGCCGTCGAGACGGACGACGGGGCGGAGAAGCGGAGCTGA
- a CDS encoding carbohydrate ABC transporter permease: protein MATDDGRIARATDNAIRYPTAVYRLLFVVATGFFLLFALFPLYWLLVVSVTPTGTSPALVPAAATPANYLAVAAAEFLRYVFNSLVIAGSTTVVVVVVAALAGYAFGRLEFPGKRVLLLITLCVAYFPPVAFVIPLFRLLSGALSWSAFGVTLASPDLFNTPAGPGVPLTGLTMPLAIFVLTTFFDRIPDTLEDAARVEGTTRLGALVRVIVPLSRPGIATAAVLTFLQVYTEFFFSLLMTNGDPGDWAPIVPPLRGLAPADASFAAAAAVTALLPVILLLALADDHIVAGLTTGYR from the coding sequence ATGGCGACGGACGACGGTCGGATCGCACGCGCGACCGACAACGCGATCCGGTATCCGACCGCCGTCTACCGACTCCTGTTCGTGGTCGCGACCGGCTTCTTCCTGCTGTTCGCCCTGTTTCCCCTCTACTGGCTGCTGGTCGTCTCCGTGACGCCAACGGGGACGTCCCCGGCGCTCGTCCCCGCCGCGGCGACGCCGGCGAACTACCTCGCGGTCGCCGCGGCGGAGTTCCTCAGGTACGTGTTCAACAGCCTCGTCATCGCCGGGAGCACGACCGTCGTCGTGGTCGTCGTCGCCGCCCTCGCGGGGTACGCCTTCGGTCGGCTGGAGTTCCCCGGAAAACGGGTGTTGCTGCTGATCACGCTCTGTGTCGCGTACTTCCCGCCGGTGGCGTTCGTCATCCCGCTGTTTCGGCTGCTCTCGGGGGCGCTCTCCTGGTCGGCGTTCGGGGTCACCCTGGCGAGCCCGGATCTCTTCAACACCCCTGCCGGGCCCGGCGTCCCCCTGACGGGGCTGACGATGCCGCTGGCGATCTTCGTGTTGACGACGTTCTTCGACCGGATCCCGGACACCCTCGAGGACGCCGCGCGCGTCGAGGGGACGACGCGGCTCGGCGCGCTCGTCCGGGTGATCGTTCCGCTGTCGCGCCCGGGGATCGCGACCGCGGCCGTGTTGACGTTCCTCCAGGTGTACACCGAGTTCTTCTTCTCGCTGCTGATGACGAACGGCGACCCGGGGGACTGGGCGCCGATCGTTCCCCCGCTTCGCGGGCTCGCCCCGGCGGACGCGTCGTTCGCCGCCGCGGCCGCGGTGACCGCGCTCCTTCCGGTTATCCTCCTGCTGGCGCTGGCCGACGACCACATCGTCGCCGGGCTGACCACCGGGTACAGGTAG
- a CDS encoding glycosyl transferase family 2 → MEYVQERVATLHAFGEGAPDAPADRAAVVVPMTEREYAGLAAERVLSELEALDPARVVVPLRAPAERVGAFREWLDGFDLPLETLWCDGPRVGDLLADAGLAGERGKGRDVWLALGRALEEEYVVVHDADTKSYSREYVRRLLFPLANGFDFSKGYYARVENGQLYGRLFRLFYTPLVRALREAHPDSEFLEYMAAFRYALAGEFAATGDVVAAMPVQRTWGLEVGTLAAAYDAVGIDGAAQVDLGSYEHDHRAVSGPTGLSDMSRSVGAALLRAAEEHGVEPDYDALPDAYRGAAESYVDRYAADAAFNGLSYDRGGERDQVRTYAQSIAAPGADTRLPPWNDVSLSPDDVAAAATADTRDAANGDVTDE, encoded by the coding sequence ATGGAATACGTGCAGGAGCGCGTCGCCACGCTCCACGCGTTCGGCGAGGGGGCGCCCGACGCGCCCGCCGACCGGGCGGCCGTCGTCGTGCCGATGACCGAGCGGGAGTACGCCGGCCTCGCCGCCGAGCGCGTGCTCTCGGAGCTGGAGGCGCTGGACCCCGCGCGGGTGGTCGTCCCCCTCCGCGCGCCCGCCGAGCGGGTCGGCGCCTTCCGCGAGTGGCTCGACGGCTTCGACCTCCCGCTGGAGACGCTGTGGTGTGACGGCCCGCGCGTCGGGGACCTGCTCGCCGACGCCGGGCTCGCCGGGGAGCGCGGGAAGGGTCGGGACGTGTGGCTGGCCCTGGGGCGCGCACTGGAGGAGGAGTACGTCGTCGTCCACGACGCCGACACGAAGTCCTACTCACGGGAATACGTCCGGCGGCTGCTGTTCCCGCTGGCGAACGGGTTCGACTTCTCGAAGGGATACTACGCCCGCGTCGAGAACGGACAGCTGTACGGGCGGCTCTTCCGGCTGTTCTACACGCCCCTGGTCCGCGCGCTGCGCGAGGCCCACCCGGACTCGGAGTTCCTCGAGTACATGGCCGCGTTCCGGTACGCGCTCGCCGGCGAGTTCGCCGCGACCGGCGACGTGGTCGCCGCGATGCCCGTCCAGCGCACCTGGGGGTTGGAGGTCGGGACACTCGCGGCCGCATACGACGCGGTCGGTATCGACGGCGCCGCGCAGGTCGACCTGGGAAGCTACGAACACGACCATCGCGCGGTCTCGGGGCCGACCGGGCTCTCGGACATGAGCCGGTCGGTCGGCGCGGCGCTGTTGCGCGCGGCCGAGGAGCACGGCGTCGAGCCCGACTACGACGCGCTGCCGGACGCCTACCGCGGGGCCGCCGAGTCGTACGTCGACCGCTACGCCGCCGACGCGGCGTTCAACGGGCTCTCCTACGATCGGGGCGGCGAGCGCGATCAGGTGCGGACGTACGCCCAGTCCATCGCGGCGCCGGGTGCCGACACCCGGCTCCCGCCCTGGAACGATGTCTCCCTGTCGCCGGACGACGTTGCTGCCGCCGCGACGGCGGACACGCGCGACGCGGCGAACGGCGACGTAACCGACGAGTGA